In Halotia branconii CENA392, the genomic stretch CAAAGGTGAATGAACGACGCTTAGAGGTAATGAACAAGTGTAGTCAGACTAAAATCAGTAGGGGATTTAGCTTGATAATTGATGATTCAGGGCATAGGAAAAGTGGTAACTTTACCGAAGGTGTGGGAAGACAATATATCGGAGAAATTGGCAAGACAGATAATGGAATAGTGGTGGTAACAACTCATTTATATGATGGGAGAAAAAGCCTACCATTAGATATAGAGTTATATCAACACGCTGATTCATTACCCGAAGGAAAACAAGACCCTCTATTTGAGAAAAAAACAGAGATAGCAATTAAGTTAATAGACCAAACAAGAGAGCGAGGATATCAACCAGGAATAGTGATTGTAGATGCCGGATATGGTAACAATACATCATTCCTATTAGAACTAGAAAATCGCAAATTAAAGTATTTAGGAGGAATAGCCAAAAATCGGAAAGTCACAATTAGTGAGCAAGAGAATAATCAACGAACAATTAGGATAGATGAGTTAGCAAAGTCTATACCCCAAGAGGCTTTTAGCGAAACTCAACTCAATTTAGATAAACCTAGAAAAGTATGGGTAGCAACTTTTGAAGTAGAGATATCACGTCTGGAAGGTAAACGAAGTATAGCTATCGTCATGAATGCTGCTACTTTTTCTGATGCCACAG encodes the following:
- a CDS encoding IS701 family transposase, whose amino-acid sequence is MKETTPTAMPPCFEKWCQRFDDVFGHKAQKREFRHYLGGLLGESERKNLFQLAENAVGVNYHRLHHFLTDSPWSATKVNERRLEVMNKCSQTKISRGFSLIIDDSGHRKSGNFTEGVGRQYIGEIGKTDNGIVVVTTHLYDGRKSLPLDIELYQHADSLPEGKQDPLFEKKTEIAIKLIDQTRERGYQPGIVIVDAGYGNNTSFLLELENRKLKYLGGIAKNRKVTISEQENNQRTIRIDELAKSIPQEAFSETQLNLDKPRKVWVATFEVEISRLEGKRSIAIVMNAATFSDATDIDYFITNVSTSVVTSEWIVNTYSQRNWVEVFYREAKGFLGLKEYQVRDKTSLMRHFILVFCAYTFVLWHQLTGGFRRRWATKPLNTFTEALEAFRTAISFRFIEWLTVNRDVFAAHKASFGFIWA